In the Mycolicibacter sp. MU0102 genome, one interval contains:
- a CDS encoding cytochrome P450: protein MSTPIIDQAAQVFVDPSAYADEPRLHAALTHLRAHAPVSLVDRRPYRPFWAITRHADIMEIERDNQLWINAPRPVLAPADADDLQHSLLESGMGLRTLIHMDDPQHHKMRSIVSDWFRPKAMRMLKTRIDELAQQYVEKMVQLGPECDFVQEVAVNYPLFVIMSLLGLPETDFGRMLRLTQELFGGDDEEYRRGLTPEEQLPVLLDFFSYFGALTAARRAQPTEDLASTIANATIDGAPLSDVDTASYYVIIATAGHDTTSAAISGGLRALVEHPDQRERLRSDLRLMPTAVEEIIRWVTPVKEFMRTATADTEVRGVPIAEGESVYLSYVSANRDEDVFDDPFAFDVGRDPNKHLAFGHGVHFCVGSALARMEISSFFSALLPRLEAIELAGEPQLVSTTFVGGLKHLPIRYRLRS, encoded by the coding sequence ATGAGCACACCGATTATCGACCAGGCCGCCCAAGTGTTCGTCGACCCCAGTGCCTATGCCGATGAACCCCGTCTGCACGCAGCCCTGACCCATCTGCGCGCACACGCACCGGTGTCCCTGGTCGATCGTCGGCCCTACCGCCCGTTCTGGGCCATCACCCGCCACGCCGACATCATGGAGATCGAACGCGACAACCAGCTGTGGATCAACGCGCCGCGTCCCGTGCTGGCGCCCGCCGACGCCGACGACCTGCAGCACTCCCTGCTGGAGTCCGGGATGGGTCTGCGGACCCTGATCCACATGGACGATCCGCAACACCACAAGATGCGCTCAATCGTCTCAGATTGGTTCCGCCCCAAGGCAATGCGAATGCTCAAGACCCGCATCGACGAGCTCGCCCAGCAATACGTCGAGAAAATGGTGCAGCTCGGCCCGGAGTGCGACTTCGTCCAGGAGGTCGCGGTCAACTACCCGCTGTTCGTCATCATGTCGCTGCTGGGCCTACCGGAGACGGATTTCGGCCGCATGCTGCGGCTGACCCAAGAACTGTTCGGCGGCGACGACGAGGAGTATCGCCGCGGCTTGACTCCCGAGGAGCAGCTGCCGGTGCTGCTCGACTTCTTCTCTTACTTCGGGGCGCTGACCGCGGCGCGACGAGCACAACCCACCGAGGACCTGGCCTCCACGATCGCCAACGCGACCATCGACGGCGCACCGCTGTCGGATGTGGACACCGCCTCCTACTACGTCATCATCGCCACCGCCGGCCACGACACCACCAGCGCAGCGATCAGTGGCGGCCTGCGCGCACTCGTCGAGCACCCTGATCAGCGCGAGCGGCTCCGCTCCGACCTGCGCCTGATGCCGACTGCGGTCGAGGAGATCATCCGCTGGGTGACGCCGGTCAAGGAGTTCATGCGCACCGCCACCGCCGACACCGAAGTGCGCGGTGTGCCGATCGCCGAGGGCGAATCCGTTTATCTGTCCTACGTTTCGGCCAACCGCGACGAGGACGTGTTCGACGACCCGTTCGCGTTCGACGTCGGCCGCGACCCGAACAAGCATCTGGCGTTCGGCCACGGCGTGCATTTCTGCGTGGGTTCGGCCTTGGCGCGCATGGAGATCAGCAGCTTCTTCAGCGCCTTGTTGCCGCGGCTGGAAGCCATCGAACTGGCCGGCGAGCCGCAGTTGGTGTCGACGACGTTCGTCGGCGGCCTCAAGCACCTGCCGATCCGCTACCGGCTGCGCTCCTGA
- the mftG gene encoding mycofactocin system GMC family oxidoreductase MftG, translating to MTVPVIHSDALVVGAGSAGSIVAAMLSSDPSYAVTVVESGPGLEDPVLAAQTADALTLPIGPASRLVRRYRAELITRADTALTIVRGATVGGSGAVNGGYFCRGLPADFAGYPAGWEWPQLLESFRAVETDLDFQGPQHGDAGPIPVRRTREICDNTKQFNEAVQRAGFGWIDDLNDATLTTQSGAGAVPLNVTPDGVRTGPGVAYLRPALSRDNLTVLTQTRAVRVAIAGDRAIAVEAIGEQGPIKLTADRIVLCAGAIGSAHLLMLSGVGEEAMLRDAGVVVRAALPVGAHCADHPEWLVAAEWPGTPGRPVLEAVLHHEDLEIRPYTAGFATMVGESDTPDQPQIGVALMNPRARGRISLISADPQVPPRIEHRYDTEPEDLMALRRGVDLVKQMLGLRGGGGEPRWSTSQHLCGSAPIGVDGDQAAVLDAQCRVRGIDGLWVIDGSALPRITSRGPHATIAMLAHRAATLLSGQERSR from the coding sequence TTGACCGTTCCGGTGATACACAGCGATGCGCTGGTGGTGGGGGCTGGAAGCGCGGGATCGATTGTCGCGGCCATGCTCTCGTCGGATCCTTCGTACGCCGTCACGGTGGTCGAATCGGGTCCAGGTCTGGAGGATCCGGTCCTAGCTGCGCAGACCGCCGATGCGCTGACGTTGCCGATCGGCCCGGCCAGCCGGCTGGTGCGGCGGTATCGCGCGGAGCTGATCACCAGAGCCGACACTGCGCTGACGATCGTGCGGGGTGCGACCGTCGGAGGCTCCGGCGCGGTCAACGGGGGGTATTTCTGTCGGGGGCTCCCGGCAGACTTCGCCGGCTACCCCGCGGGCTGGGAGTGGCCGCAGCTGCTGGAGTCCTTTCGGGCTGTCGAGACCGACCTTGACTTCCAGGGCCCCCAACACGGCGACGCGGGCCCGATACCCGTTCGTCGCACCCGTGAAATCTGCGATAACACAAAACAATTCAATGAAGCGGTTCAGCGAGCAGGGTTTGGTTGGATAGACGATCTCAACGACGCGACGCTGACGACACAATCCGGCGCTGGCGCCGTGCCGCTCAACGTCACCCCCGACGGCGTGCGTACCGGACCGGGTGTCGCATACCTGCGGCCCGCGCTGTCGCGGGACAACCTCACTGTGCTCACGCAGACCCGAGCGGTCCGTGTTGCCATTGCAGGCGATCGAGCCATCGCCGTCGAAGCGATTGGTGAGCAGGGTCCCATCAAGCTGACTGCGGATCGAATCGTGTTATGCGCCGGTGCGATCGGATCAGCACATCTGTTGATGCTGTCCGGTGTCGGTGAAGAGGCAATGCTGCGCGATGCCGGTGTCGTGGTAAGGGCAGCGCTTCCAGTCGGCGCGCACTGTGCGGATCACCCGGAATGGCTGGTGGCAGCAGAATGGCCAGGCACGCCGGGCCGCCCGGTGTTGGAGGCCGTTCTGCACCATGAGGACTTGGAGATCCGGCCCTACACAGCAGGTTTCGCCACGATGGTCGGCGAGAGCGACACGCCCGATCAGCCGCAGATCGGGGTGGCGCTGATGAATCCGCGAGCTCGCGGCCGGATAAGCCTGATCTCGGCGGATCCGCAGGTGCCACCACGCATCGAACACCGCTATGACACCGAGCCCGAAGATCTGATGGCGTTGCGCCGTGGAGTGGACCTGGTCAAGCAGATGCTGGGGTTGAGAGGCGGTGGTGGCGAACCGCGCTGGTCGACATCCCAGCACCTGTGCGGTAGTGCACCGATCGGAGTCGACGGCGACCAGGCGGCGGTGCTCGACGCGCAGTGTCGGGTGCGTGGCATTGACGGGCTGTGGGTGATCGACGGCTCGGCGCTGCCCCGGATCACCAGTCGCGGGCCGCACGCGACGATCGCGATGCTCGCGCATCGGGCCGCGACACTGCTGTCAGGTCAGGAGCGCAGCCGGTAG
- the mftF gene encoding mycofactocin biosynthesis glycosyltransferase MftF (Members of this protein family, MftF, are glycosyltransferases, members of PF00535 (glycosyl transferase family 2). The encoding gene is found as part of the mycofactocin cassette, in Mycobacterium tuberculosis, many other Actinobacteria, and occasional members of other lineages. Mycofactocin itself, a putative redox carrier, is a heavily modified derivative of the C-terminal Val-Tyr dipeptide of the mycofactocin precursor MftA (TIGR03969).) has product MTAARLPDGFAVQVDRKVRVLGRGSTLLGGSPTRLLRLAPAAQGMLSDGRLEVRDAVSAQLARTLLDATVAHPRPAGGPSYRDVTVVIPVRDNIVGLQRLVTALRGLRVVVVDDGSQVPIRQEDLTAAHCCEVQVLRHPENRGPAAARNTGLMACTTDFVAFLDSDVVPRRGWLEALLGHFCDPAVALVAPRIVGMADSGHLVARYEAIRSSLDLGGCEAPVVPYGKVAYVPSAAIICRSGTLRELGGFDEALHSGEDVDLCWRLVDAGSRLRYEPIAQVAHDHRIELRDWVARKAFYGGSAAPLSARHPDKAAPMVISGWALAGWALMALGSALGYLVSLVIAAMTGHRVARSMRGPDTAPADVLMVTLRGLASAGLQLASALCRHYWPVALLAACVSQRCRRALLLAAVADGVVDWLRHARSEDDSRPLGLPAYLLLKRVDDLAYGAGLWTGVVRERNLAALKPQIRS; this is encoded by the coding sequence ATGACCGCCGCTCGGCTGCCGGACGGTTTCGCCGTGCAGGTGGACCGGAAGGTGCGGGTCCTGGGGCGGGGATCGACGCTGTTGGGTGGTTCACCGACCCGGCTGCTCCGGTTGGCCCCGGCTGCTCAGGGAATGTTGTCCGACGGCCGGTTGGAAGTACGCGACGCCGTCAGCGCACAACTGGCCCGAACCCTGCTCGATGCTACTGTCGCGCACCCGCGGCCCGCAGGCGGGCCATCGTATCGAGACGTGACGGTGGTTATCCCGGTGCGGGACAACATCGTCGGGCTGCAACGGCTGGTGACGGCACTGCGCGGACTGCGTGTCGTGGTGGTGGATGACGGGTCGCAGGTCCCGATCCGCCAAGAGGATCTGACCGCTGCGCACTGTTGCGAGGTGCAGGTACTGCGCCACCCGGAGAACCGGGGGCCGGCGGCCGCGCGTAACACCGGGTTGATGGCCTGCACGACAGATTTCGTGGCGTTCCTGGATTCCGACGTGGTGCCGCGCCGGGGCTGGCTGGAGGCACTGCTGGGGCACTTCTGCGACCCGGCCGTGGCCCTGGTCGCCCCCCGCATCGTCGGTATGGCCGACAGCGGACACCTGGTCGCGCGGTACGAGGCCATCCGTTCGTCGCTGGACCTGGGCGGCTGCGAGGCGCCGGTGGTGCCCTACGGCAAGGTCGCCTACGTCCCCAGCGCGGCGATCATCTGCCGCTCCGGCACGCTACGGGAGCTGGGCGGCTTCGACGAGGCGCTGCATTCCGGTGAAGATGTCGACCTGTGCTGGCGGTTGGTGGACGCCGGCAGCAGGTTGCGCTACGAGCCGATTGCGCAGGTCGCCCACGATCATCGGATAGAGCTGCGGGATTGGGTGGCGCGCAAGGCTTTTTACGGGGGTTCGGCGGCGCCGCTGTCGGCCCGTCACCCCGACAAAGCCGCGCCCATGGTGATCTCGGGCTGGGCGCTGGCGGGCTGGGCCCTGATGGCCCTCGGCTCGGCGTTGGGCTATCTGGTCTCGTTGGTGATCGCCGCGATGACCGGCCACCGGGTTGCCCGGTCCATGCGCGGCCCGGACACCGCGCCGGCAGACGTGCTGATGGTGACGTTGCGCGGATTGGCGAGCGCCGGGCTGCAGCTCGCCTCGGCGCTGTGCCGGCACTACTGGCCGGTCGCCCTGCTGGCGGCATGCGTGTCACAGCGATGCCGCAGGGCGCTACTGCTGGCGGCGGTCGCCGACGGGGTGGTGGACTGGCTGCGGCACGCGCGCAGTGAAGACGATTCTCGGCCCCTGGGGCTGCCGGCCTATCTGCTGCTCAAGCGAGTCGACGATCTGGCATATGGCGCCGGTCTGTGGACCGGGGTGGTACGCGAACGCAACCTTGCCGCACTCAAGCCGCAGATTCGCAGCTAG
- the mftE gene encoding mycofactocin biosynthesis peptidyl-dipeptidase MftE → MAVGGELGGSTWSELQNRLQGQLRGRGMMLLVPVGSTEQHGPHLPLDTDTRVARALAQELAERSAGSATGPGWAVAPAIAYGASGEHQSFAGTISIGTEALIQLLLEYGRSACCWAQRVVFVNGHGGNVPALIEAVGRLRFEGRDVAWLPCAAPCADAHAGHTETSLLLHLSPDSVRFDRALPGNSAPLVQLLPAMRDGGVAAVSAIGVLGDPTTATAAEGRRLFGEMADAGLAAIGAWAPGPDGMLR, encoded by the coding sequence ATGGCGGTTGGCGGCGAGCTCGGTGGTTCGACCTGGAGCGAGCTGCAGAACCGGCTACAGGGTCAGCTGCGGGGGCGCGGGATGATGCTTTTAGTCCCCGTCGGGTCGACTGAGCAGCACGGCCCGCACCTACCTCTGGACACCGATACCCGGGTCGCGCGCGCGCTCGCCCAGGAGCTGGCCGAGCGGTCGGCGGGTTCCGCGACGGGGCCGGGCTGGGCGGTCGCGCCTGCCATCGCCTACGGGGCCAGCGGCGAGCATCAGAGCTTTGCCGGCACCATCTCGATCGGCACCGAGGCGCTGATCCAGCTTTTGCTGGAGTACGGCCGTTCCGCCTGCTGCTGGGCGCAGCGGGTGGTTTTCGTCAACGGCCATGGAGGCAATGTGCCCGCCTTAATCGAGGCGGTAGGCCGGCTGCGCTTCGAAGGCCGCGACGTGGCGTGGCTTCCGTGCGCCGCTCCGTGCGCCGATGCCCATGCTGGTCACACTGAAACGTCTCTGCTGCTGCATCTTTCGCCCGACAGCGTGAGGTTCGACCGGGCACTGCCGGGCAACAGCGCGCCGCTGGTGCAGCTGCTGCCCGCAATGCGCGACGGCGGCGTCGCCGCGGTGAGCGCCATCGGGGTGCTGGGGGACCCGACCACCGCCACCGCCGCCGAAGGGCGCCGACTCTTCGGCGAGATGGCCGACGCCGGCCTGGCGGCCATCGGCGCCTGGGCGCCCGGGCCCGACGGGATGCTGCGATGA
- the mftD gene encoding pre-mycofactocin synthase MftD (MftD, an enzyme found in the mycofactocin biosynthesis locus, performs an oxidative deamination of 3-amino-5-[(p-hydroxyphenyl)methyl]-4,4-dimethyl-2-pyrrolidinone (AHDP). The resulting compound, now called pre-mycofactocin (PMFT), is a biologically active redox cofactor that can oxidize the non-exchangeable NADH of TIGR03971 family SDR-type oxidoreductases.), whose protein sequence is MARDVWFETVAIAQERAKKRLPKSAYSSLISASEKGLTVSDNVAAFSELGFAPHVVGAPASRELSTTVMGQEISMPVMISPTGVQAVDPDGEVAVARAAAARGTAMGLSSFASKPMEEVIAANPKTFFQIYWLGGRDAIAERVERARAAGAVGMIATTDWSFSHGRDWGSPTIPEKMDLKTMVKMMPEALTRPGWFLRWAKTMRPPTLRVPNQAGRGEAGPPFFQAYGEWMGTPPPTWEDIAWLRELWGGPFMLKGVMRVDDAKRAVDAGVSAISVSNHGGNNLDGTPAAIRALPAIAEAVGDQIEVLLDGGIRRGSDVVKAVALGARAVMIGRAYLWGLAAAGQPGVENVLDILRGGIDSALMGLGRASVHDLSTDDILIPAGFSRALGVPAAEV, encoded by the coding sequence ATGGCTCGTGATGTCTGGTTCGAAACGGTTGCTATTGCCCAGGAACGAGCCAAAAAGCGGCTCCCGAAGTCTGCCTACTCCTCGCTGATCTCGGCCAGCGAAAAGGGCCTGACGGTCAGCGACAACGTGGCGGCGTTCAGCGAACTGGGATTCGCCCCGCACGTGGTGGGTGCGCCGGCCAGTCGCGAACTGTCGACAACGGTTATGGGGCAAGAGATCTCGATGCCGGTGATGATCTCGCCGACCGGGGTGCAGGCGGTCGACCCGGATGGCGAGGTAGCCGTCGCGCGAGCGGCGGCGGCGCGCGGGACCGCGATGGGTCTCTCGTCGTTTGCCAGCAAGCCGATGGAAGAGGTCATCGCGGCCAACCCCAAGACCTTCTTTCAGATCTACTGGCTGGGCGGTCGCGACGCGATTGCCGAGCGGGTGGAGCGCGCTCGGGCGGCCGGGGCCGTCGGGATGATCGCCACCACCGACTGGAGCTTCTCGCACGGGCGGGACTGGGGCAGCCCCACCATCCCGGAGAAGATGGACCTCAAGACCATGGTCAAGATGATGCCGGAGGCTCTCACCAGGCCCGGATGGTTCCTGCGGTGGGCCAAGACCATGCGTCCGCCGACCCTGCGGGTGCCCAACCAAGCGGGCCGCGGCGAGGCCGGGCCGCCGTTCTTCCAGGCCTATGGGGAGTGGATGGGTACCCCGCCGCCCACCTGGGAAGACATCGCCTGGCTGCGTGAGCTGTGGGGCGGGCCGTTCATGCTCAAGGGCGTGATGCGGGTTGACGATGCGAAACGTGCTGTGGATGCCGGTGTTTCGGCGATCTCAGTCTCCAATCACGGCGGCAACAACCTGGACGGTACCCCGGCGGCGATCCGGGCCCTGCCGGCCATCGCCGAGGCCGTGGGCGACCAGATCGAGGTGTTGCTGGACGGTGGTATCCGGCGGGGCAGCGATGTCGTCAAGGCGGTGGCGCTGGGAGCGCGTGCCGTGATGATCGGACGCGCCTACCTGTGGGGCCTGGCCGCCGCCGGACAGCCCGGGGTGGAGAACGTGTTGGACATCCTCCGGGGCGGCATCGACTCGGCCCTGATGGGCCTCGGCCGGGCCTCGGTGCACGATCTGTCGACGGACGACATCCTGATTCCGGCCGGATTCTCCCGGGCGCTGGGCGTGCCCGCCGCCGAGGTCTAG